From one uncultured Paludibacter sp. genomic stretch:
- a CDS encoding putative Lipoprotein (Evidence 3 : Putative function from multiple computational evidences) encodes MKLFNKIRHKNNALLLSAMFILMVTIISSCSKDMEGKIYKVSDEQMIDEILESKGDTVSNFLKIIDISGLRGTVHAYGNYTLFAPTNEAVDKYLSDKGLSLNTLSQQDAFDMVKYHLVPDTISTADFEDGRLSAVNFNHFYITTKTVSDDSGLHIEINRQAKILQKDLRGANGYVHIIDHVLYQSPKTIGEVINELPDTYSLWKEAYIASNMQDTIDVAKSASSNGAYTIFIQSNEAFTKANIHNMDELMTELRTKNTSITDDHLLLYNYIAYHLTRGFKYVGQDLMKQSSLNTLVSGEVIVLKRDVKDVLLNEFLIGGVLEEGVPVNRESEYTDLSCADGVMQDIDGNIQIIKRKAYRVYWDITEQPELMSMKNYRKTGTSIDIDNTDLLGITWSKTFTSDKINYYCGGYPTSVGKDNNFVYGDYFRFRISTNTMKWIEFKTPVLVPGTYKVWLSYRALPDNNSQTLRTIFKQTGQDDQIIGVVKTSYNRSPSSYGLSSYNQEFFEKELLDGYRQQMINSSGFYDTANCCQLMGIIQVYTTGEHTLRFEPLYTNNFTTNWDQILFIPIDDDQIWPKQDIAGKYIYSDTPNCEIYPYLDCTTTQP; translated from the coding sequence ATGAAACTCTTCAATAAAATTCGACATAAAAACAACGCCCTGTTATTATCGGCAATGTTTATTTTGATGGTCACAATTATTAGTTCATGCAGTAAAGATATGGAAGGGAAAATATATAAAGTATCTGATGAACAAATGATTGATGAAATATTGGAAAGTAAAGGTGACACTGTTTCAAATTTCTTAAAAATAATTGATATTTCAGGGTTAAGAGGTACTGTGCACGCATACGGTAACTATACTTTATTTGCACCAACAAATGAAGCGGTTGATAAATATCTGTCGGATAAAGGATTATCATTAAATACACTTTCGCAACAAGATGCATTCGATATGGTAAAATATCATTTAGTTCCGGATACAATTTCAACTGCCGATTTTGAAGACGGGAGACTTTCTGCCGTAAATTTTAATCATTTTTATATCACCACGAAAACAGTTTCTGATGATTCCGGTCTTCACATTGAAATAAACAGACAGGCAAAAATACTTCAAAAAGACTTACGCGGAGCCAATGGATACGTGCATATTATTGACCATGTTTTATATCAATCTCCCAAAACCATAGGTGAAGTAATAAATGAATTGCCAGATACTTATTCATTATGGAAAGAAGCATATATTGCCTCAAATATGCAAGATACTATCGATGTTGCAAAAAGTGCTTCATCAAATGGGGCATATACTATATTCATACAAAGTAATGAGGCTTTTACTAAAGCAAACATTCACAATATGGATGAGTTGATGACCGAATTAAGAACCAAAAATACCTCCATCACTGACGACCATTTATTACTTTATAATTATATTGCTTATCACTTAACACGTGGTTTTAAATATGTAGGACAAGACTTGATGAAACAATCTTCACTTAATACATTAGTATCAGGAGAAGTAATTGTTCTAAAACGTGATGTAAAAGATGTATTATTAAATGAATTTTTAATTGGCGGTGTTTTGGAAGAAGGAGTTCCGGTAAATCGTGAAAGTGAATACACCGATTTATCCTGTGCTGATGGAGTTATGCAAGATATTGACGGCAATATTCAAATTATAAAACGAAAAGCATATCGTGTATATTGGGATATTACGGAACAACCGGAACTTATGTCTATGAAAAATTATCGTAAAACCGGTACATCGATTGATATAGACAATACAGATTTGTTAGGTATAACTTGGAGTAAAACATTTACATCTGATAAAATAAATTATTACTGTGGTGGTTACCCTACCTCTGTGGGAAAAGATAATAATTTTGTTTACGGTGATTATTTCAGATTCAGGATTTCTACAAATACAATGAAATGGATTGAGTTTAAAACTCCTGTGTTAGTTCCGGGAACCTATAAAGTTTGGTTATCATACAGAGCGCTTCCCGATAATAATTCTCAAACATTGCGAACCATTTTTAAACAAACAGGACAAGATGACCAAATTATAGGAGTGGTTAAAACTTCTTATAATCGTTCTCCTTCAAGCTACGGTTTGTCGTCATACAATCAAGAATTTTTTGAAAAAGAATTATTGGATGGTTACAGACAGCAGATGATAAATTCTTCCGGTTTTTATGATACGGCAAATTGTTGTCAGTTAATGGGAATTATACAAGTATATACTACAGGTGAACATACATTACGTTTTGAGCCTCTTTATACGAATAATTTTACTACTAACTGGGATCAAATTCTTTTCATTCCAATTGATGATGACCAAATTTGGCCCAAGCAAGATATAGCAGGAAAATATATTTATAGTGATACCCCAAATTGTGAAATTTATCCATATTTAGATTGTACTACAACACAACCCTGA
- a CDS encoding exported hypothetical protein (Evidence 5 : Unknown function): MKSISKYYLIIAFTLIGFVACTSPWDDHVAIKGNNGKTLMEIISENPQTSTFATILQKTGYDNLLSGDKILTVFAPTNDVLASVDLNDLETLKTLVKNHIAYSSYTIIEGHFSTDKVEMINTKKMSISGQQINGVSVNSENGNFNISTANGILHLMNGIIPFQKNIYEYLLTQSGNLQAEFIKKQDRLIMDMTKSVQIGVDLNGKPLYDTVWINQNKFLEAYPLNDESKNYTYALIPNNVVERIETKYAKYFTRTVTSDQDSIVRLELIKDCILEPVEINADGKYISVDGVKMDINAANILETYSASNGLIYKLSDADVKIYENKVKTIFIEAENYDSIFADVSAAWSVRNKSSLHGGKDVLMNSRTEFISKYSSTDSIVYTNIYFYTDPAQTYTGGLGKVNNCFIQFKPVINSVTYKIYWSAYDDFSWHYDGSKTREPVKFSMKMLLSFPEKPIVYRNASALFVNNFSPYTVFASTRFTAGVQEEKELQRCNISTVDVDSPYFLLSRNYLYTDENNYFNFYNGTDALGDRETLICPTYGKSTIIVSNTTEYKTTYCGPILLDYIKLVPQVDPNE, translated from the coding sequence ATGAAATCAATATCAAAATATTATCTAATTATTGCTTTTACGCTAATAGGTTTTGTCGCTTGTACATCTCCCTGGGATGACCATGTTGCAATAAAAGGTAATAATGGAAAAACACTTATGGAGATAATTTCTGAGAATCCCCAAACTTCTACATTTGCGACCATCCTTCAAAAAACGGGTTATGATAATTTGCTTTCCGGGGATAAAATATTAACAGTATTTGCTCCAACAAACGATGTTCTTGCATCTGTTGATTTGAATGATTTAGAAACATTAAAAACGCTGGTTAAAAATCATATAGCCTATTCAAGCTATACAATTATTGAAGGGCATTTTTCTACAGATAAGGTGGAAATGATTAACACAAAAAAGATGTCGATTAGTGGACAACAAATCAATGGCGTGTCTGTAAATTCAGAAAACGGTAATTTCAATATTTCTACAGCAAACGGAATATTGCACTTAATGAATGGAATCATTCCATTTCAAAAAAATATTTATGAATATTTACTTACCCAATCCGGAAATTTACAAGCAGAGTTTATAAAAAAACAAGATCGTTTGATTATGGATATGACCAAGAGTGTACAAATAGGAGTTGATTTAAATGGTAAGCCACTATATGATACCGTTTGGATTAATCAAAACAAGTTTTTGGAAGCATATCCTTTAAACGATGAATCAAAAAATTATACATACGCTCTTATTCCAAATAATGTTGTGGAGCGAATTGAAACAAAATATGCAAAATATTTCACAAGGACTGTTACTTCAGACCAGGATTCTATCGTTCGTTTAGAACTTATTAAAGATTGTATTCTTGAACCGGTTGAAATTAATGCTGATGGAAAATACATTTCAGTAGATGGAGTAAAAATGGATATCAATGCCGCTAACATTCTGGAAACTTATTCTGCATCCAATGGATTGATATATAAATTATCAGACGCCGATGTGAAAATATATGAAAACAAGGTTAAAACAATTTTCATTGAAGCTGAAAATTATGACAGCATATTTGCAGATGTAAGTGCAGCTTGGTCAGTAAGAAATAAATCATCTTTGCATGGTGGAAAAGATGTTTTGATGAACAGCCGAACAGAGTTTATTTCAAAATACAGTTCTACAGATTCGATAGTTTATACTAATATCTATTTTTATACCGATCCGGCACAAACATATACCGGAGGATTAGGAAAAGTAAATAATTGCTTTATTCAGTTTAAACCCGTTATTAATTCCGTAACGTACAAAATTTATTGGTCAGCGTACGATGATTTTAGTTGGCATTATGACGGATCAAAAACGCGTGAACCGGTAAAATTCAGTATGAAAATGTTGTTAAGCTTTCCTGAAAAACCAATTGTATATAGGAATGCGAGTGCTTTATTTGTGAATAATTTCAGTCCATATACGGTATTTGCGTCCACACGTTTTACTGCTGGTGTTCAAGAAGAAAAAGAGCTTCAAAGGTGTAATATAAGTACTGTGGATGTCGATTCTCCATATTTCTTATTAAGCAGAAATTATCTTTATACCGACGAAAACAACTATTTTAATTTTTATAATGGAACAGATGCACTTGGTGACAGAGAAACTCTCATTTGTCCAACTTATGGAAAGTCGACAATTATTGTGTCCAATACAACTGAATACAAAACAACATATTGTGGTCCTATACTTTTGGACTATATTAAATTAGTTCCACAAGTAGATCCAAATGAATAA
- a CDS encoding SusC/RagA family TonB-linked outer membrane protein: MKIAKQILPFIISMFLCGLSNTSAQAQKKNDFTYVVSGTVKSAETKKPLSGIRIEYKELASAMTEDEGNFSIKLPSGDVNLVVSGPGYTSKIISVKGRTEINIELQTEGFKSVFENLIVPQGESSPLELTNAWSPINENNILNTAVTSDETLQGKISGLNLIHRSGAIAAGSNVYIRGLNTMNAGIQPLFIVDGIPYENSIYSTSLVGNYYSNPLASIDPKDIESITVLKDGTSQYGVKGANGVVLIRTLRAKEVETKINFHVHTGVNFEPTEIPVLSAADHKLLISDILQSKGMSSTDIMALPYMNDQKPVLQKWGYEGNVDYYRYNNSTNWQKEIYNLSYNQDYYMNVFGGDEVAVYALSVGFLNQNGILKNTNFQRFNTRFNSEVNLSKKVTLNANMSFLFSSRKLVDEGASSNLNPIFAALVKSPFMAPNVYNEEGIMSPVIEDYDVFNASNPYSLVNTSDRTNSQFRFVGNLKAAYKINNYLNLDAMVGVNFNKEREKVFFPYRGVYFDTLSIGPVANVSQHRVDRIFSLYSEGSANYSKTFNLYHKLNVRLGTRYQSNRAEDDWGKTANTGSDNFKSISYGDPLYRVIGGQISNWKWLNLFGTADYGYKDKYFLNYTMSADASSRYGMDVSPFLLYPSASAAWLVSGEEFMKNLTFFDLLKVRIGYGLSGNDDIGNYSGIQYYVPQNLLGNYGLVRGNLVDLNIKPEKSTRLNLGIDAAVLNERIKMSVDVYQTKISDMLVKMPAPRITGFPYYLTNGGEMKNTGVDFSFNARILNGIFKWDVRFVASTYQNKVTNLEGQEYVTTICGADVLTKVGESVGVFYGHKTNGVYSTQKEAEEDGLYIMKGSTKYAFSAGDVHFVNADNTDKEINENDRVVIGNPNPDLFGSISTNLSYKKLQLDVFLTYSLGNDIYNYTRAQLESMSNFYNQTQAVLNRWRVEGDVTSMPRAVYGDPMGNSRFSDRWIEDGSYMRLKNVNLSYSLPIKNDIIRGITLFATGDNLITFTKYKGLDPEFALGQNPLYNGIDATFVPVARTVSLGVKLEL, from the coding sequence ATGAAAATAGCAAAACAAATCCTCCCGTTTATTATCAGTATGTTTTTATGTGGGTTAAGCAACACAAGCGCTCAAGCACAGAAAAAAAATGATTTCACTTATGTTGTTTCGGGAACAGTGAAAAGCGCTGAAACAAAAAAACCTCTCTCCGGAATAAGAATTGAATATAAAGAATTGGCATCTGCTATGACTGAAGATGAAGGAAATTTTTCAATTAAACTTCCTTCCGGAGATGTCAATCTGGTGGTTTCAGGTCCGGGATATACCTCAAAAATTATATCTGTTAAGGGAAGAACGGAAATTAACATAGAACTACAGACAGAAGGATTCAAAAGTGTATTTGAAAATTTAATTGTTCCTCAAGGAGAATCATCGCCTCTTGAATTAACAAACGCTTGGTCTCCAATCAACGAAAATAATATATTAAACACAGCTGTTACAAGCGACGAAACTTTGCAGGGAAAAATTTCCGGATTAAATTTAATACATCGTTCCGGTGCAATTGCTGCCGGCTCAAATGTTTACATTAGAGGGTTAAATACTATGAATGCCGGAATACAGCCATTGTTTATAGTAGATGGAATACCTTATGAAAATAGCATTTATTCCACTTCGTTGGTTGGGAATTATTACTCAAATCCATTGGCCTCAATCGACCCAAAAGATATTGAGAGCATTACTGTACTAAAAGACGGAACATCACAATATGGAGTAAAAGGAGCAAACGGCGTGGTTTTAATTCGTACATTACGTGCAAAAGAAGTGGAAACTAAGATTAATTTTCATGTGCATACGGGAGTTAATTTTGAACCAACAGAAATACCTGTATTAAGTGCTGCAGATCATAAATTACTCATTTCTGACATTTTACAATCCAAAGGAATGAGTAGCACAGATATTATGGCTTTACCATATATGAACGACCAAAAACCAGTTCTTCAAAAATGGGGATACGAAGGAAATGTAGACTATTATAGATATAACAATAGTACTAATTGGCAAAAAGAAATATATAATTTGAGTTATAATCAGGATTATTATATGAATGTGTTTGGAGGTGATGAAGTCGCTGTGTATGCGCTTTCAGTAGGATTTTTAAATCAAAACGGGATTCTTAAAAACACTAATTTCCAACGTTTTAATACTCGATTCAATTCAGAAGTAAATCTAAGTAAAAAAGTAACTCTCAATGCAAATATGAGTTTCCTTTTTTCAAGTAGAAAACTGGTGGACGAAGGAGCATCTTCAAATCTAAATCCAATTTTTGCCGCGTTGGTAAAATCACCATTTATGGCTCCAAATGTGTATAATGAAGAAGGTATAATGTCTCCAGTTATTGAAGATTATGATGTTTTTAATGCATCAAATCCATATTCATTAGTAAATACAAGCGACAGGACTAATTCTCAATTCAGATTTGTAGGAAATTTAAAAGCAGCGTATAAAATCAATAATTATTTGAATTTGGATGCAATGGTTGGAGTAAACTTTAATAAAGAACGCGAAAAAGTCTTTTTCCCATACAGGGGAGTTTATTTTGACACTTTGTCCATCGGGCCTGTTGCAAATGTTTCGCAGCACAGAGTTGACAGGATTTTTTCATTATACTCCGAAGGTTCTGCGAACTATAGTAAAACGTTTAATCTGTACCATAAATTAAATGTTAGATTAGGAACACGATATCAAAGTAATCGGGCTGAAGATGACTGGGGAAAAACTGCCAATACCGGCTCCGACAATTTTAAATCAATTTCGTATGGAGATCCATTGTACAGAGTTATTGGTGGACAAATCAGCAACTGGAAATGGCTAAATTTATTTGGTACTGCCGATTATGGTTATAAAGATAAATATTTCTTAAACTATACAATGTCCGCAGATGCTTCGTCGCGTTATGGGATGGATGTTTCTCCATTTCTCCTATATCCTTCTGCATCTGCTGCATGGTTGGTTAGCGGAGAAGAATTTATGAAAAATCTTACATTTTTCGATTTGTTAAAAGTACGTATAGGCTACGGCTTGTCCGGAAATGATGATATTGGAAATTATAGCGGAATTCAATATTATGTTCCTCAAAATCTATTAGGAAATTACGGACTTGTAAGAGGTAATTTAGTTGATTTAAATATAAAACCTGAAAAATCAACTCGATTAAACTTAGGGATAGATGCTGCCGTGTTGAATGAAAGAATTAAAATGAGTGTGGATGTGTATCAAACTAAAATTAGCGATATGCTCGTAAAAATGCCGGCGCCACGTATTACAGGTTTTCCATATTATTTAACAAATGGTGGAGAAATGAAAAACACCGGAGTTGATTTCTCATTTAATGCAAGAATTCTAAATGGGATATTTAAATGGGATGTAAGATTTGTTGCTTCGACGTACCAAAACAAAGTTACAAATTTGGAAGGACAAGAATATGTAACTACTATTTGTGGAGCAGATGTGTTGACAAAAGTGGGGGAATCAGTGGGAGTGTTTTACGGACACAAAACAAACGGTGTTTATTCTACACAAAAAGAGGCAGAAGAAGATGGACTATATATAATGAAAGGTTCTACCAAATATGCCTTTAGTGCCGGCGATGTACATTTTGTCAATGCGGATAATACTGATAAGGAAATTAATGAAAATGATAGAGTAGTGATAGGTAATCCAAATCCTGATTTGTTTGGCTCAATTTCTACAAATTTAAGCTATAAAAAGTTGCAATTAGATGTGTTTTTAACATACTCACTTGGAAATGACATATATAATTATACCAGAGCGCAGTTAGAAAGCATGTCTAATTTTTATAATCAAACTCAAGCGGTATTAAACAGATGGAGAGTAGAAGGGGATGTAACCTCCATGCCTCGTGCAGTATACGGAGATCCAATGGGAAATTCAAGATTTTCTGACAGGTGGATTGAGGATGGCTCGTATATGAGATTGAAAAACGTAAACCTATCGTATAGTTTGCCTATTAAAAACGATATTATACGAGGTATAACATTGTTTGCTACAGGGGATAATTTAATTACATTTACAAAATACAAAGGATTAGATCCTGAATTTGCTTTAGGCCAAAATCCATTGTATAATGGAATTGATGCAACATTCGTTCCGGTTGCTCGCACAGTGTCGCTGGGCGTTAAACTTGAATTGTAA
- a CDS encoding conserved hypothetical protein (Evidence 4 : Unknown function but conserved in other organisms) codes for MNAFKYLILSIGLITILGINSCVETPIDEAVEYNDFYANLNDADAMVMGIYGKVMGLADRLVVLNELRGDMLDVTANADQDLIEINQQKTSKNNYWTNVTPIYEVIQNCNDALYNFKIMLKDNKMTQDEYNERYSDIGAIRCWLYYQLGVQFGTIPYITDPIISINDAVVNQENMLDLDNLIPELIQFMENLPTLENYKNSKLISGTVDGVSLVPYFINKKCLLGDLYLFNNEYDKAATIYREVLSENEDAAATANQSTYRIYDDKAWTGGDVTYFSVLFDRYNTTDGNRLYNAWKNMFKSAADDRYVKNEMIWEITYNSTFAPEYPFVRLFGNQGKGKYILKPSKYAIDEMWGSEKLRNDYPIDCRGISGGVDKTTDGQYLVAKYTMNYDITKPYDNSGKWFLYRAATLHLRFAEAANRSESGGGYPKLAWALINDGIPGSAFSWKHEDGSSYRGDSIKYSSFAPGEPYPTPYYFDGRWSDSPYLRAPWRYNGGIRGRAYLPNVDISATAKTDSIAEIEQMIVKEAGLELAFEGDRWTDLIRVARRLQKLNGTGGQFLHEKMHRKYELAGLPVPDFTSENNWYLPLYIK; via the coding sequence ATGAACGCTTTCAAATATTTAATTTTGTCTATCGGTTTAATAACTATTTTGGGAATAAACTCCTGTGTGGAAACTCCCATAGATGAAGCCGTGGAGTACAATGATTTTTATGCTAATTTAAATGATGCGGATGCTATGGTGATGGGCATTTACGGAAAAGTGATGGGACTTGCTGACAGATTGGTTGTACTCAATGAATTACGAGGCGATATGCTTGATGTAACAGCAAATGCCGATCAGGATTTAATAGAAATAAATCAACAAAAAACAAGCAAAAATAACTATTGGACAAATGTAACTCCAATTTATGAGGTAATACAAAATTGCAACGATGCACTGTATAACTTTAAAATAATGCTCAAAGATAATAAAATGACCCAAGACGAATATAACGAACGTTATTCCGATATTGGTGCAATTCGTTGTTGGTTATATTATCAGCTTGGAGTCCAATTTGGGACAATTCCTTATATCACAGATCCGATAATTAGTATAAATGACGCGGTTGTTAATCAGGAAAATATGTTGGATTTAGATAATTTGATTCCTGAATTGATACAATTTATGGAAAATTTACCCACTTTAGAAAATTATAAGAACTCAAAATTAATTTCAGGTACGGTAGATGGAGTAAGTTTAGTGCCCTATTTTATTAATAAAAAATGCTTGTTAGGAGACTTATATTTATTTAATAATGAATATGACAAAGCTGCAACCATTTATCGTGAGGTCTTATCAGAAAATGAAGATGCTGCAGCCACAGCAAACCAATCAACTTATCGAATTTACGATGATAAAGCATGGACAGGAGGCGATGTTACCTATTTTTCTGTCCTTTTCGACCGTTATAATACTACCGATGGCAACAGATTATATAATGCTTGGAAAAATATGTTCAAATCTGCTGCCGACGACAGATATGTAAAAAACGAAATGATTTGGGAAATAACTTACAATAGCACATTTGCTCCTGAATATCCGTTTGTGAGATTATTTGGCAATCAAGGTAAGGGAAAATACATTCTTAAACCTTCAAAATATGCAATAGATGAAATGTGGGGAAGCGAAAAACTCCGAAACGATTATCCGATTGATTGTCGCGGGATTTCAGGTGGAGTTGATAAAACCACTGACGGACAATATTTAGTGGCAAAATATACAATGAATTACGATATCACAAAACCGTATGACAATAGCGGAAAATGGTTTTTGTATAGAGCCGCTACTTTACATTTAAGATTTGCTGAAGCAGCAAATCGCTCCGAATCAGGTGGAGGTTACCCTAAGTTGGCCTGGGCGTTAATTAACGACGGAATTCCTGGTTCCGCTTTCAGTTGGAAGCATGAAGATGGCTCTTCATACAGAGGCGATTCAATTAAATATAGCAGTTTTGCTCCAGGTGAACCATACCCTACACCTTATTACTTCGATGGTAGATGGAGTGATTCTCCTTATCTTAGAGCTCCATGGAGATATAACGGAGGAATCAGAGGTCGCGCATATTTACCAAATGTAGATATTTCAGCAACTGCTAAAACAGATTCAATTGCTGAAATAGAACAAATGATTGTGAAAGAAGCCGGTTTAGAATTGGCTTTTGAAGGCGACAGATGGACAGATTTGATTCGAGTTGCACGTCGCTTGCAAAAACTCAACGGCACAGGCGGACAATTTTTGCACGAAAAAATGCATCGTAAGTACGAACTTGCAGGTTTACCCGTTCCCGATTTTACATCAGAAAATAACTGGTATTTGCCATTATATATCAAATAA
- a CDS encoding conserved hypothetical protein (Evidence 4 : Unknown function but conserved in other organisms), with protein MYSKNKIVLLITISLFSLHFTSVLALEKLNRGLVAYRSIENNVKYVCVSWRLLSTDKPNQQYNLYMAKVYTDGSVTPYTKINSDPITDTFYKYEEKNIVSLQYVLKEVIDGIEGESLSVFRMRRYANETVCNYLEIPMKQIDGDDTWKFSPNDASIADLDGDGEMEIVVHRAGQGYDNSQSGISDTPYLQAYKLDGTFMWEISLGKNIREGAHYTQFMVYDLDGDGKAEVVCKTAEGTHDAVGTPVGKAYFPTYKAKYNFTVNYNENADYRNSGGYILSGPEFLTVFEGATGKEIVTTEYDPPRYSTYNNGNEIPKLSQTGDELKARWGDNYGNRVDRFLACVANLGGENPSVVMCRGYYTRTILVAYDYKNKQLTRRWKFDTWSSSSLNSYTGQGNHNLRVGDVDGDGLDEIVYGSMTIDNDGHGLYTTKLGHGDALHLADYIPDRPGLEVLAVHEDGSDGTTLRDAKTGEIIYQVPDGSDVGRGMGTDIDPNSRGMEWWSARSGGVRSAVTGELLNNSTSGVSMNMATWWDDDLLRELQDGTSVTKYNYAANGGSTTLLNASADCSSNNSTKSTPCLDADIVGDWREEVMLRTSDNKNIRIYMTPNPTKYKFYTLLEDHIYRMSVAYQNVGYNQPTHTGFYLGADLENIFPDKHITVSDASYTLNPVFDADSYLWSTGETTKTIVLSNTDYTPDVENEIDFKMNYHGYEFRDTIYVKFISAGVDKIMKNNQIELLNNPVNDELRLKFNINGNFALQIYNVTGQLCMTQPLNASQGQIQNFNVSNLNQGVYILNITDNNQRYTVRFIKK; from the coding sequence GTGTACTCAAAAAACAAAATAGTTCTATTAATTACAATAAGTTTATTCTCATTACATTTCACTTCTGTTCTTGCTCTTGAAAAACTAAATAGGGGATTAGTTGCATATCGTAGTATTGAAAATAATGTAAAATATGTGTGTGTTTCGTGGCGTTTATTATCAACTGATAAACCAAATCAGCAGTATAATCTCTATATGGCAAAAGTCTATACGGACGGTTCAGTTACACCCTACACAAAAATAAATTCTGATCCGATAACGGATACATTTTATAAATACGAGGAAAAAAATATAGTCTCATTACAGTATGTACTAAAAGAAGTGATTGACGGAATTGAGGGTGAATCTTTAAGTGTTTTTAGAATGAGAAGATATGCAAACGAAACAGTATGTAACTATCTCGAAATACCTATGAAACAAATTGACGGTGATGATACTTGGAAATTTTCTCCAAATGACGCTTCCATTGCCGATTTGGATGGTGATGGCGAAATGGAGATTGTAGTTCACAGAGCAGGACAAGGATATGACAACTCACAATCAGGGATTTCAGATACACCATATTTACAGGCATATAAATTGGATGGAACGTTTATGTGGGAAATTTCTTTAGGAAAAAATATTCGCGAAGGAGCTCATTACACTCAATTTATGGTATATGATCTTGACGGTGACGGAAAAGCGGAAGTCGTTTGTAAAACTGCTGAAGGCACTCACGATGCTGTAGGAACTCCTGTTGGAAAAGCATATTTCCCCACGTATAAAGCAAAATATAATTTTACAGTAAATTATAATGAAAATGCTGATTATCGTAATTCTGGGGGATATATTTTATCCGGACCGGAATTTTTAACTGTATTTGAAGGGGCTACAGGTAAGGAAATAGTAACAACGGAATACGATCCTCCCAGATATAGTACTTATAATAATGGGAATGAAATTCCTAAACTCTCTCAGACTGGAGACGAATTAAAAGCACGCTGGGGGGATAATTATGGGAATAGAGTTGATAGGTTTTTGGCATGTGTGGCAAATTTAGGAGGAGAAAATCCAAGTGTAGTTATGTGTAGAGGATATTATACCCGTACTATTTTAGTAGCTTATGATTATAAGAACAAACAATTAACCCGTCGATGGAAATTTGATACTTGGAGCAGTTCTTCTCTTAATTCCTACACGGGACAAGGAAATCATAATTTGCGAGTTGGGGATGTTGATGGAGATGGCTTGGACGAAATTGTTTATGGCTCAATGACAATTGATAATGACGGACATGGATTATATACAACTAAATTGGGGCATGGAGATGCATTACATTTGGCTGATTACATTCCAGATCGTCCTGGTTTAGAAGTGTTGGCGGTTCACGAAGATGGTTCAGATGGAACTACATTGAGAGATGCAAAAACAGGTGAAATAATTTATCAGGTTCCTGACGGGAGTGATGTCGGAAGAGGAATGGGAACAGATATCGATCCCAACTCAAGAGGAATGGAATGGTGGTCAGCGCGTAGCGGCGGAGTTCGATCTGCAGTTACCGGCGAACTGTTAAATAATAGTACTTCTGGAGTTTCGATGAATATGGCAACTTGGTGGGATGATGATTTATTGCGTGAATTACAAGATGGAACGAGTGTAACAAAATATAATTATGCAGCGAATGGCGGCAGTACTACACTGCTTAATGCATCTGCCGATTGCTCTTCAAATAATAGTACAAAATCAACTCCTTGTTTAGATGCTGATATTGTGGGAGATTGGAGGGAAGAAGTAATGTTACGCACTTCGGACAATAAAAACATCCGAATTTATATGACTCCAAATCCTACAAAATATAAATTCTATACATTGTTAGAAGACCATATTTACAGAATGAGTGTTGCATATCAAAATGTTGGATACAATCAACCGACTCATACCGGATTTTATTTGGGTGCAGACTTGGAGAATATCTTTCCGGATAAACACATTACGGTTTCAGACGCAAGTTACACGTTAAATCCTGTTTTTGATGCCGATTCATATTTATGGTCGACCGGAGAAACGACTAAAACCATTGTTTTGAGCAATACTGATTATACACCTGATGTGGAGAACGAAATTGATTTCAAAATGAATTATCACGGGTACGAATTCCGAGATACAATATACGTGAAGTTTATTTCAGCCGGTGTCGATAAAATAATGAAAAATAATCAAATAGAGTTATTAAATAATCCGGTGAACGATGAGTTAAGACTTAAATTTAATATCAATGGGAATTTTGCCTTACAGATTTATAATGTAACAGGACAACTATGCATGACACAACCGCTAAATGCATCTCAAGGACAAATTCAAAATTTCAATGTATCTAACTTAAATCAAGGTGTGTATATACTTAATATCACCGATAATAACCAAAGATATACAGTTAGGTTTATAAAAAAATAA